A section of the Humulus lupulus chromosome 2, drHumLupu1.1, whole genome shotgun sequence genome encodes:
- the LOC133817491 gene encoding uncharacterized protein LOC133817491 has product MVSLFKALRTLITNTERDKRSRERERERNMQGLKGEVVLNIPAEKAWEMYRDNKIISQIKPEMLAHAEYVQGDGSPGSLRLLKLGPALQNYVTESTEKIEEVEESGCWVSYVVVGGELLKMYDPYKVTFTFTPLQGKEQHQCIAEWKAEYEALNSTIPPPEKAMDAALAFLKCFDQFEPTKTNYLALS; this is encoded by the exons ATGGTGTCCTTATTTAAAGCCTTACGTACCCTCATCACAAACACCGAACGAGATAAGagatctagagagagagagagagagagaaatatgcAAGGCTTGAAAGGAGAAGTGGTGCTGAATATCCCAGCAGAGAAAGCATGGGAAATGTACAGAGACAATAAAATTATTAGCCAAATCAAACCCGAGATGCTTGCTCACGCTGAATATGTCCAAGGAGATGGTAGCCCTGGAAGTCTCAGGCTTCTGAAGCTTGGTCCCG CGCTACAAAACTACGTGACAGAATCAACGGAGAAaatagaggaggtggaggagagTGGATGTTGGGTGAGTTATGTGGTGGTGGGAGGTGAGCTATTGAAGATGTACGATCCATATAAGGTTACTTTCACTTTCACTCCACTCCAAGGAAAGGAGCAACACCAGTGTATCGCCGAATggaaagctgagtacgaggcactGAATTCCACAATTCCTCCACCGGAGAAGGCCATGGACGCCGCCCTTGCTTTCCTCAAGTGTTTTGATCAGTTTGAGCCAACCAAAACCAACTACCTAGCTCTGTCTTAA
- the LOC133814034 gene encoding putative ubiquitin-conjugating enzyme E2 38, protein MDDLANNNPSATMEEEEEAGIGAKSDDELMESNSIDYDFDEDFHGDESEDEDEDDYDYFASQMESYFDDLDCPTGVEVSVQFSLDDDNKSIQPQNNTQISSSKVVVTDIDDQTQINNNIKELQLISSTTLKEDHNNDHANKANSSGSSSSTTVEAKLFPTFDFVDDIPDHYYFNSKFKPTNKNWTKVIQDEWKSLKTGLPETIFVRVSESRMELLRAVIVGPPGTPYHDGLFTFDCIFCESYPYKPPSVYYYSSGLRINPNLYNNGKVCLSLLGTWEGKNKCENWEPGRSTMLQVLVSIQALILNAQPYFNEPGFEITSATPEGDRASQRYNETALILSFKTMLYTMRNPPMHFKDLVVHHFQNRAQAILVACEAYSKGQALAGSEIINKNQSTETTSGSSKFKTEVSQMMKLLLTSFLQNGYTPNN, encoded by the exons ATGGATGATTTGGCCAATAATAACCCTTCTGCTAccatggaagaagaagaagaagctggtATTGGTGCGAAATCCGATGATGAGTTGATGGAATCAAACAGTATTGATTATGATTTTGATGAAGATTTTCATGGAGATGAAagtgaagatgaagatgaagatgattaTGATTATTTTGCATCACAAATGGAATCGTATTTTGACGATTTAGATTGTCCAACTGGTGTGGAAGTTTCGGTGCAGTTTTCTCTTGATGATGATAATAAAAGCATTCAACCACAGAATAATACACAAATTTCATCATCAAAAGTAGTAGTCACTGATATTGATGATCAAACCCAAATCAATAATAATATCAAGGAACTACAACTAATAAGCTCTACCACTTTGAAAGAGGatcataataatgatcatgccaATAAGGCCAACTCATCAGGTTCTAGTAGTAGTACTACTGTGGAGGCAAAGCTATTTCCCACTTTTGATTTCGTCGATGATATCCCAGATCATTACTATTTCAATTCAAAATTTAAG ccAACTAATAAGAATTGGACAAAAGTAATTCAGGATGAGTGGAAGAGCCTGAAAACTGGCTTACCAG AAACCATATTTGTGAGAGTTTCAGAATCAAGGATGGAGCTTTTAAGGGCAGTGATTGTAGGACCTCCAGGCACTCCCTACCACGATGGACTATTCACTTTTGACTGTATTTTTTGCGAAAGCTATCCCTACAAACCAccg TCAGTGTACTACTATTCAAGTGGTCTTCGAATAAATCCGAATCTGTATAATAATGGGAAAGTGTGTCTAAGTCTTCTGGGGACATGGGAAGGTAAAAATAAATGTGAGAACTGGGAGCCAGGGAGATCAACCATGTTACAAGTTTTGGTGTCCATTCAGGCTCTGATTCTCAATGCACAGCCCTACTTCAACGAGCCAGGCTTTGAAATCACCTCTGCTACTCCAGAGGGGGATCGTGCCTCTCAACGCTACAATGAGACTGCTCTTATTCTATCTTTCAAGACCATGCTTTACACTATGAGGAACCCACCAATG CACTTCAAGGACCTGGTTGTGCATCATTTTCAGAATAGGGCACAAGCTATTCTGGTAGCATGCGAAGCTTATTCGAAGGGTCAAGCTTTGGCTGGCTCagaaattattaataaaaaccAATCTACCGAAACTACCAGTGGCTCCTCAAAGTTCAAGACTGAGGTATCTCAAATGATGAAGCTACTCCTTACAAGTTTCCTGCAAAATGGATACACACCCAACAATTAG
- the LOC133817490 gene encoding two pore calcium channel protein 1: protein MEKPLLSGESSGDTSTDVRNGYKRRSDAIAYGSSYQKAAALVDLAEDGIGLPEEILDQSNFQSAAKLYFFFIRLDFIWTLNYFALIILNFLEKPLWCYKSNACNDRDYYYLGQLPYLSNLESLIYEGITVSILVVHIFFPMSYEGFHWRRPLNYFKVICLLILVADLLVYALYLSPVGVNSLPLRIAPYIRVIFFILNIRELRSSLVVLAGMLGTYLNVLALWLLFLLFASWVAYVMFEDTEQGRTIFTSYGTTLYQMFILFTTSNNPDVWIPAYKASRWYSLYFVLYVLIGVYFVTNLILAVVYDSFKGQLAKQVSEMDQMRKRTLDKAFNLLDKHNAGFIRKEECIQLFKELNKYRTLPKISREEFELIFDELDDSHDFKINLDEFTDLCNAIALKFQKEDTPSCFEYCSYFYHSDLSEKLKTFIRSPMFGYIISSILIINLVAVIIETTLDIENSTGQKVWQELEFVFGWIYVLEMVLKVYAFGFENYWRDGQNQFDFIITVIIVVGETITFVSPQGMTFLSNGEWIRYLLLARMLRLLRILMHVKRYRAFIATFLTLVPSLMPYLGTIFCVLCIYCSIGVQVFGGIVNVGNPKLEGTELAEDDYLLFNFNDYPNGMVTLFNLLVMGNWQVWMQSYRDLTGTSWSLIYFISFYLITILLLLNLVVAFVLEAFFAEMDIETSETCEGQEEDSETRKDRPRSRGTKTRSQRVDLLLHHMLSSELTQTCSNA from the exons ATGGAGAAGCCTTTGCTGAGCGGCGAAAGCAGTGGAGATACCAGTACTGATGTCAGAAATGGATATAAACGACGCTCTGATGCCATCGCTTATGGCTCTTCGTACCAGAAAGCTGCAGCCCTTGTCGATTTG GCTGAAGATGGTATTGGCTTACCCGAGGAAATACTTGATCAATCTAACTTTCAAAGTGCTGCAAAGCTCTATTTCTTTTTCATTCGGCTGGATTTCATTTGGACCCTCAATTATTTTGCACTCATAATCTTAAATTTCTTAGag AAACCTTTGTGGTGTTACAAGAGTAATGCTTGCAATGACAGGGATTACTACTATCTAGGACAGCTTCCTTATTTGTCTAATTTGGAATCACTTATTTATGAG GGCATAACTGTTTCTATACTTGTGGTACATATTTTCTTTCCCATGTCGTATGAAGGGTTTCACTGGAGACGTCCTCTGAACTATTTTAAG gTCATATGCCTGCTGATTTTGGTGGCTGATTTGCTGGTTTATGCTCTGTATTTGTCACCAGTGGGTGTTAATTCTCTTCCTTTAAGGATTGCACCATATATAAGAGTTATATTTTTCATCTTGAACATCAG GGAACTAAGATCGAGTCTCGTCGTCCTGGCTGGAATGCTTGGCACATACTTAAACGTCTTG GCTCTATGGCTTCTTTTTCTTCTGTTTGCTAGTTGGGTAGCCTATGTCATGTTTGAGGATACTGAACAGGGAAGAACAATATTTACATCCTATGGTACAACATTGTATCAAATGTTTATTCTATTCACTACGTCCAACAATCCAGATGTCTGGATTCCTGCTTACAA GGCTTCGCGTTGGTATAGCTTGTATTTCGTTCTGTATGTGCTGATCGGGGTGTACTTTGTCACCAACTTGATTCTTGCTGTTGTATACGACAGCTTTAAGGGTCAG cTTGCAAAACAAGTTTCTGAGATGGACCAAATGAGGAAGCGTACACTAGATAAAGCCTTTAATTTATTAGATAAGCAT AATGCTGGATTTATTAGAAAGGAGGAATGCATTCAACTCTTCAAGGAACTGAATAAGTACAG GACATTGCCAAAAATAAGTAGAGAGGAGTTTGAATTGATATTTGATGAGCTAGATGATAGTCATGATTTCAAG ATCAACTTGGATGAATTTACTGATCTTTGCAATGCAATTGCCCTGAAGTTTCAGAAAGAAGATACT CCATCCTGCTTTGAGTACTGTTCATATTTCTATCATTCAGACTTGTCTGAAAAGTTAAAGACCTTTATTCgtagccccatgtttggataCATAATATCCTCAATTCTCATTATAAATCTTGTTGCTGTCATCATTGAAACAACG CTTGATATAGAAAATAGTACAGGTCAGAAGGTGTGGCAAGAGCTGGAGTTTGTCTTTG GATGGATATATGTTCTGGAAATGGTTTTGAAAGTCTATGCATTTGGATTTGAGAACTATTGGAGGGATGGTCAGAATCAATTTGATTTTATAATCACGGTAATTATAG tcgTTGGAGAAACCATTACGTTTGTATCCCCTCAAGGGATGACTTTTCTTTCAAATGGTGAATG GATTCGCTATCTTCTCCTTGCAAGAATGTTACGATTGCTTAGGATTCTGATGCACGTCAAGCGCTACAGAGCCTTCATCGCAACATTTTTAACCCTTGTACCAAGCTTGATGCCATACCTAGGGACAATTTTTTGTGTCCTATGTATCTATTGTTCTATTGGTGTACAG GTCTTCGGGGGAATTGTTAATGTTGGAAATCCTAAGTTGGAGGGAACAGAGCTTGCTGAAGATGA CTATTTACTCTTCAACTTCAATGATTATccaaatggaatggtgacactcTTCAACTTGCTAGTCATGGGAAATTGGCAAGTGTGGATGCAG AGTTACAGGGATTTGACAGGCACTTCTTGGTCACTCATATACTTCATCAGCTTTTACCTAATTACCATATTGCTGCTACTGAATTTG GTTGTAGCATTTGTGTTGGAGGCTTTCTTTGCTGAGATGGATATTGAAACATCAGAAACATGCGAAGGACAAGAAGAG GATTCTGAAACAAGAAAAGATCGACCTCGATCACGTGG CACAAAGACTCGGAGTCAAAGAGTTGACTTGCTTCTTCACCATATGTTGAGTTCAGAGCTAACTCAAACGTGCTCAaatgcataa